The stretch of DNA TCCCGGATTCCAGTGCGGGTGGTTATCCACTCGTCGGTGGTATCGACCATTTTTTCCAAATCGGCGTTGGTCAACAGTTTTTCGGGAACCGCGGCTCCGATCGAAGAGATTCCAATTTCTTTCATTGTACTCCTCCTAGTCTTCGTCTTTTAATAGTTTCAAATAATGGGCCATTTCCAACGACATGCCATGAATCACGAAAGTCCCTTTGCAGACAATCTCTTCTTTACAGCGGACGATCACTTCAATGAAGAAGCGATGTCCTCTTTTCTCCAAGATTTGGGCCTTGGCAATCAGCTTTTCCCCGGCGCGGACGGTCCGCAAGAAATCCAGCTCCGCCTTGCCGGTGACAGCCACCTGGGCCGCAGCCACCGCGTTGGCAAGGGTGTTGGCCATGGCAAAAATAATATGGCCTCTCACGATATTGCATTTCTCAAGGCACATGGAGCGATCGGTATCGAGA from Hydrogenispora ethanolica encodes:
- the fapR gene encoding transcription factor FapR produces the protein MSSNPKIMKKNERHRKLLDAIRQNPFITDEELAEILQVSIPTVRLDRMELAIPEVRKRTREMASQFFGVSQSLANREIVGELIEIEPGKKGLSFLDTDRSMCLEKCNIVRGHIIFAMANTLANAVAAAQVAVTGKAELDFLRTVRAGEKLIAKAQILEKRGHRFFIEVIVRCKEEIVCKGTFVIHGMSLEMAHYLKLLKDED